A window from Capricornis sumatraensis isolate serow.1 chromosome 5, serow.2, whole genome shotgun sequence encodes these proteins:
- the MPLKIP gene encoding M-phase-specific PLK1-interacting protein → MQRQNFRPPTPPYPGPGVGGWGNGSSFRGTPSGGGPRPPSPRDGYGSPHHTPPYGPRSRPYGSGLSPRHGGSFPGGRFGSPSPGGYPGNYSKSPAGSQQQFGYSPGQQQTHPQGSPRTSTPFGSGRGREKRMSNELESYFKPSMLEDPWAGLEPVSVVDISQQYSNTQTFTGKKGRYFC, encoded by the exons ATGCAGCGACAGAATTTTCGACCCCCGACTCCTCCTTACCCCGGCCCGGGTGTAGGAGGTTGGGGTAACGGGAGCAGCTTCCGGGGTACCCCGAGCGGAGGCGGACCGCGGCCGCCATCCCCGCGGGACGGGTACGGGAGTCCACACCACACGCCGCCGTACGGGCCCCGATCTAGGCCCTACGGGAGCGGCCTCTCTCCGCGACACGGCGGCAGCTTCCCTGGGGGCCGGTTCGGGTCTCCGTCCCCTGGCGGCTACCCTGGCAACTACTCCAAGTCCCCCGCGGGGTCCCAGCAGCAATTCGGCTACTCCCCAGGGCAGCAGCAGACCCACCCCCAG ggTTCTCCAAGGACATCTACACCATTTGGATCAGGGCGtggtagagaaaagagaatgtcTAATGAGTTGGAGAGTTATTTCAAGCCTTCAATGCTTGAAGACCCTTGGGCTGGCCTAGAACCAGTATCTGTAGTGGATATAAGCCAACAATACAGCAATACGCAAACATTCACAGGCAAAAAAGGAAGATACTTTTGTTAA